DNA from Intestinimonas massiliensis (ex Afouda et al. 2020):
CAAAGCCGCAGGGGCCGGTATAGGTCTGCTCCTCGGGGACGGCATAGGACACGGAGCCGCCCTCCGCCTGAACGGTGAGGGTGCGGGAGGGCTCATCATACAGGTATTCCACCGACTGGTCCAAAATGGCCCGGTAGTCGTCGGGGGCAAAGTAGTTGTCGGTCCACACGCCGCTGTCGCCGAACTCGATGATGTGCAGCTCCTCCACGGACACTCCGGTACCCGAGCCCACCGATAGGATGAGGGCCAGCTCCAGGTCCATGTCGGCGTCAAAGTCGCCGTAGGCCATACGGGGAAGGATGACCCCGGGCGTGAGCCAGTTGAGATCGAAGTGCTCCCACTTTTCCCCCACCCGCAGGATGAGGGTATTGGCTTTGGCGGGGTTCAGGCCGTAGAGCCAGGTGTCGGCCTCGGGGAGCTGGGCCACCAGGTAGAGGGGCTCGGTCCCCTGGGCCACGGCGGCGCCGTCGGACAGCGCGGTAGGGAAGTCGGCCAGGGTCAGGGTGCCCAGGTCCCCATCCCAGCCCCCGGAGGTATCGGTGGGCGCAAGGGTGGGCGTCGGCTCTGCAGGCACCGAGGGTGTGGGTATGGGCGTAACCTCGGGCGCAGGGCTGTCGGGGACGGCGGGGGTGGTGCTGACCAGCGGCTGGCTGGAGACGGGGCCGGGCGAACCGCCCTCCGGGCTGGGGGACCCGGTCTCCGTATTTCCGGTGCAGCCGGACAGGACAAAAAGCGCAGCACACAGCAGCGCAAACTTTTTCATGGGAGGGTCCTCCCTTCAAATCGGAGACGGATGTTTGTTTGGGTGATACCCGATTATACCCGTTTTAGAGGCAGAAGACAACTACAAACAGGTGAAAAAGGATGAAGAAAAAACGGATTTACATCCTGTTCACAGTTACGAGAGACGGGATAGCTTCTGCCGGCAGATCTGCCGGTAGAGCAGCAGGGCCAGCCCGCAGGAGAGCAGCTCGGACAGGAGGAAGCACAGCCACATGCGCTCCGGGGCCAGCAGCCCCAGGGCCAGAGCGGCGGGGAGGACCAGGAGGATCTGCCGGGCGAGGGAGACTGCCAGGCTGCGCAGGGACTCTCCCACCGCCTGAAGCACGGCGCACAGCACGATGGAGACGCCTGCGAAGGGGAAGGACAGGGCGATCATCCGCAGGGCGGGTACGCCGGCGGCCAGCACCTCCGGCTCGGCGTTGAAAAGCGCCAGAAAGAACCCGGGCAGGCACAGCAGGAGCAGGGTCCCCGCAGCCATAATGACCACGGCGATGCACAGGGCGAAGCGGGTCAGGCCGGTGATGCGCGCCCGGTGCCTGGCCCCGTAGTTGTAGCCCACCACTGGGATCATGCCGTTGTTCAGGCCGTGGACCGGCATGAAGATGAAGGACTGGATCTTGAAGTAGGCCCCCAGGATAAAGACGGCGGAGGAGGAGAACAGGGCCATGATCTTGTTGAGCCCCAGGGTCATGAAGGTGGCCAGGGACTGCATGACGATGGCGGGCAGGCCGATGCGGTAGAGCTCGGCGATCACCTCTTTCTGGGGCCGGAAGCCCTTGGGGGAGAGGGCGACCGTCCGGCACCGGGCCACCAGGACGAAGCCCACGGTCATGCCGGTGAGTTGGCCCATGACGGTGGCGGCGGCGGCACCCGCCACGCCCAGGGCGGGGAAGGGGCCCGGGCCAAAGATGAGCAGGGGGTCGAAGATCAGGTTGACTACCGCCCCCACCCCCTGGATGACCATGGGGCCTACCGGGTCGCCGCTGGCCAGGAGGATACGCTCGGTGACAAACTGCATGGTCATGCCGATGGAGCAGCCGGTGACGAGGGAGAGATAGCGTGCCCCGTAGCCGGCCACAGCGGCGCTGTCGGTAAAAAAGCCAAAAAAGGGGCGGGTCAGGAACAGCCCGAAAAACAGGAAGAACAGCCAGGACAGCAGATAGACAAACACGCCGTTCATGGCCACGGCGTTGGCGCCCTCCGGGTCCTGCTGCCCCAGGCGGCGGGAGAGCAGGGCGTTGACCCCCACGCCGGTGCCCACACAGACGGCCACCATGAACATCTGCACGGGATAGGACAGGGAGAGGGCCTCGAAGGCCTCCCGGTTGAGCCGGGAGACGAACATGGAGTCCACCATGTTATACAGGGCCTGGATGAGCATGGAGAGCATCATGGGCCAGGCCATGTGGAGGAGCAGAGGCCGCACCGGCATCACGCCCATTTTATTTTCTTCCATGGCGCACCTCCTCCGTTGGATAAAAGGCAAGGGCGGCCGCGCCGCCCTTGCCGGGGTTGGAGTGGGAGAAAGGGACGGGCTCAGACTCCCATAGTGGGCTCCACCCGGAGATTGCGCAGAGTGAAGGAGCCGCCCGCGTAGTCGATGTCGGCCAGGACGTTGGCAAAGTGGGAGAGCTGGTCCACCCGGGCCCCCAGGACCACGGTAAATACGCCGTCCTGGCAGCGAAAGAAGCCGCTGTCCAAAACCAGCCGCCCGGCGCCGGAGCCCTGAGGCAGTTGGTATACGGCGCTGGTCCGGCCGTAGGACAGGGTGACGGAGCCGTTTTCCCTCCGGACTTCCACCTGACTCAGCACCCGGTCGGCGCAGGCGTCTTTGGTGACGGCGCAGTCGGACCAGCGCTGACCGTCCCAGGCATAGATGTGCAGGTCATAGACCAGGTGGTCCTCGTCGGCGTCGCGGAGGTAGCGGACGGCCAGCTCCTCCGCCCCGTCGCCGTCCAGGTCCATCCACCACAACTCGGGCAGGACGGCCTGGGGCTGGGCCCGGTAGACCTGCTCAAAGGCGGCCAGGGTCTCCCCGCGGCGCAGCAGGACCACGTCCTCCCCGGCCACGCCGTAAAGGGAGATGTCCGGGTCTTTGAGATGACCCAGCATGAAACACTGCTCCCCGGTCCCCGACAGGTCCTCCGCCGCGGCCAGGGCGGTGGGCAGGTCACCCGCGGTCAGACGCTCCCACCAGGGGGCGTCCGGATCGGAGGTGGGCTCCGGTGTGAATGAGGCCGTGGGGGCCGGCGGGGAGGAGGGGGAGGCGGCGGTTTCGCCCCCGCTCTTGCAGGCGGTCAGCAGGAGCAGCAGGGTCAGGACCCAAACCAGCCGTTTCATACCATCACAGCTCCTTTACATAGCGCAGATCCACGCAAACGGCGTCCGGAGGAAAGGGAATGTCGGTGTGGGTGCCGTCCCAGGCGAAGCCATGGGCGGCATAGAACCGGCGGGCCTTGGCGTTTTCCCGCAGCACGAGGACGAAGGCGTTTTGATGCCCGGCTGTCCGCAGCCGAGCCAGGGCCTCTTCAAAGAGCCTTCCGCCGTAGCCCTTGCCCCGCTCCGCCGGGTGGGTGTAAAAGGAGATGATCTCTCCCCAGCCCTCATAGCCCCGGGAATCAAAGGTGCACGCCGAACCGGCGTTGTAGTTTTCCACCCGGGCGGGACCATAGTTGACGCAGGACACCGGCTCCCCGTCCCGATAGAGCAGCAGGCCGCGGCACCGGCCGGTCTGGTAATCCTCCCGGAAGTATGGGACCCAGCGGTCGTCGGTGATCTCCCGGTCCATGTAGTCGTCGGGCACATAGCCCCGATACGTATCCCGCCAGCCGAGGGCGTGAATGAGGCTCATGGCCCGGAAGTGCTCGTCGGAGCAGGCGTCCACAAAAGCAAGCGCGCTCATACGGCGGCGGGCGCCTGCTCCGCCGGAGCGGGCGCAGCGGAGCCTTCCCCCTTGGCCAGGGCCCGGGCGTTGGCCAGCATCAGCTTGATGCGGTTTTCCTGGTTGATCTTGGTGGCGCCGGGGTCGTAGTCGATGGCCACGATGTTGGAGTTGGGGTAGTCGTCTTTCAGCTTGCGGATCATCCCCTTACCCACGATGTGGTTGGGCAGGCAGCCGAAGGGCTGGGTGCAGACGATGTTGGGCACCCCGGTGTGGATGAGCTCCAACATTTCAGCGGTGAGGAGCCAGCCCTCGCCCATCTTGTTGCCGTCCCCCAGATAGCCCTTGATGTAGTGGTGCAGCTCGTCGAAGTCGCCGGGCGCTCGGAAGCGGCCGGAACGGTTGAGGGCGTCGATCATGGCCCGCTGGTACTTCTTAATGTAGCCGGCGAAGATCTGGCAGAACTTCTGCTTGATCCACCTGCCGCCGTAGATGTCCACATCCACGTCCCGGTTATAGATCTTGAAGATGACGAAGTCGGTGAGGCCGGGCACCACCGGCTCGGCTCCCTCTGAGAGGAGGAACTGCTCCAGATTGTTGTTGCCCAGGGGGGAATACTTGACGTAGATCTCACCCACCACGCCCACCCGGACCTTGGGCTCGCCGGCCACCGGGATGGCCTGGAAGCGGTCGATGATGCGGTCGAAGTTGGCGATCATGGACTTGTAGCTCATGCCCTTGCCCCGGCCCATATCGTCCAGCAGGAAGTCCATGCACACGCGGATGGCCCGGTCGGTGTCGCCGGGGTTTACCTCGTAGGGACGGACCTGGTTGGAGACGTTCATCAGAAGATCGCCGTAGAATACGGCGTAAAGGGCCTTGCGGATGAAGGGCAGGGTGAGGGAGAAGCCGGGGTTTTTCTCCAGGCCGGACAGATTCACCGAGATGACGGGGACGAAGGCCAGATCGGCCTTCTCCAGCGCCTTGCGGAGCATGTGGATGTAGTTGGAGGCCCGGCAGCCGCCGCCGGTCTGGGTGATGACCAGGGCGACCTTGTGGGGGTCGTACTTGCCGCTTTTCACCGCGTCGATGAGCTGGCCGATGACCAGGATGGCGGGGAAGCAGGCGTCGTTGTGGACGTATTTCTGTCCATAGTCCAGGATGCTCTTGCCGGAGGTGTTGAGCATCTCCACCTTGTAGCCCATGGTCTGGATGACCCGCACCAGCATGGCGAAGTGCATGGGGAGCATCTGGGGCACCAGCAGGGTGTACTCCTCCTTCATCTCCTTGGTGAACAGGAGGCGGCCGGTATTGTCGTAGACTAATTCTGCCATAACACGTTGATCCTTTCGTCTGCGCGTATCGAGATCCAAAGACCGGGCGGGGCCTCAGCCGGCGGCCTCCCGGCCCGGAGCGCCGTCCCTGGCCCTGCGGGCGTCCATGGCGGCCATCAGGGACCGGATGCGGATCTTCACCGCGCCCAGGTTGTTGATGTCGTCAATTTTGAGCTGGGTGTACAGCTTGCCGCCGCTCTCCAGGATGGAGCGCAGCTCGTCGGTGGTGATGGCGTCGGTGCCGCAGCCGAAGGAGACT
Protein-coding regions in this window:
- a CDS encoding MATE family efflux transporter, with translation MEENKMGVMPVRPLLLHMAWPMMLSMLIQALYNMVDSMFVSRLNREAFEALSLSYPVQMFMVAVCVGTGVGVNALLSRRLGQQDPEGANAVAMNGVFVYLLSWLFFLFFGLFLTRPFFGFFTDSAAVAGYGARYLSLVTGCSIGMTMQFVTERILLASGDPVGPMVIQGVGAVVNLIFDPLLIFGPGPFPALGVAGAAAATVMGQLTGMTVGFVLVARCRTVALSPKGFRPQKEVIAELYRIGLPAIVMQSLATFMTLGLNKIMALFSSSAVFILGAYFKIQSFIFMPVHGLNNGMIPVVGYNYGARHRARITGLTRFALCIAVVIMAAGTLLLLCLPGFFLALFNAEPEVLAAGVPALRMIALSFPFAGVSIVLCAVLQAVGESLRSLAVSLARQILLVLPAALALGLLAPERMWLCFLLSELLSCGLALLLYRQICRQKLSRLS
- a CDS encoding 2-hydroxyacyl-CoA dehydratase, translated to MAELVYDNTGRLLFTKEMKEEYTLLVPQMLPMHFAMLVRVIQTMGYKVEMLNTSGKSILDYGQKYVHNDACFPAILVIGQLIDAVKSGKYDPHKVALVITQTGGGCRASNYIHMLRKALEKADLAFVPVISVNLSGLEKNPGFSLTLPFIRKALYAVFYGDLLMNVSNQVRPYEVNPGDTDRAIRVCMDFLLDDMGRGKGMSYKSMIANFDRIIDRFQAIPVAGEPKVRVGVVGEIYVKYSPLGNNNLEQFLLSEGAEPVVPGLTDFVIFKIYNRDVDVDIYGGRWIKQKFCQIFAGYIKKYQRAMIDALNRSGRFRAPGDFDELHHYIKGYLGDGNKMGEGWLLTAEMLELIHTGVPNIVCTQPFGCLPNHIVGKGMIRKLKDDYPNSNIVAIDYDPGATKINQENRIKLMLANARALAKGEGSAAPAPAEQAPAAV
- a CDS encoding GNAT family N-acetyltransferase, producing the protein MSALAFVDACSDEHFRAMSLIHALGWRDTYRGYVPDDYMDREITDDRWVPYFREDYQTGRCRGLLLYRDGEPVSCVNYGPARVENYNAGSACTFDSRGYEGWGEIISFYTHPAERGKGYGGRLFEEALARLRTAGHQNAFVLVLRENAKARRFYAAHGFAWDGTHTDIPFPPDAVCVDLRYVKEL